The Peribacillus simplex genome contains a region encoding:
- a CDS encoding class I SAM-dependent methyltransferase, translating into MNNSWNRVVYRIWSPFYDRIFNSGVFLKARRQIFQEIPFNSGQKVLFVGVGTGADLELINSSDLNIIAIDFSPDMLNRARGKFKNSSIKFLEMDAQNMEFKNETFDYVVASLILSVVPDADKCITEISRVLKKEGKILIFDKFVSKDKLSFPKKLLRPLIKALGTDIGLNFEKLFSNNNTHLTIDEDKSVMMNGMYRKIILSKKNS; encoded by the coding sequence GTGAATAATTCTTGGAATAGAGTAGTATATAGAATCTGGTCTCCATTTTATGATAGAATTTTTAATTCCGGTGTTTTCTTAAAAGCTCGAAGACAAATATTTCAGGAGATACCTTTTAATAGTGGTCAAAAAGTTTTATTTGTTGGTGTAGGAACAGGTGCCGATTTGGAGTTAATTAATTCATCGGATTTGAATATAATTGCAATTGATTTTTCACCTGATATGCTAAATCGGGCAAGGGGAAAATTTAAGAACTCCTCTATTAAGTTCTTAGAAATGGATGCTCAAAACATGGAGTTTAAAAATGAAACATTTGATTATGTAGTTGCCAGTCTAATTCTTTCCGTTGTACCTGATGCAGATAAGTGCATCACAGAAATATCGAGGGTGTTAAAAAAAGAAGGGAAAATACTCATATTTGATAAATTCGTATCTAAAGATAAATTATCTTTTCCAAAAAAACTTCTTAGGCCACTAATTAAAGCATTAGGAACAGACATTGGATTGAATTTTGAAAAGCTGTTCAGTAATAATAATACACATTTAACGATAGATGAAGATAAATCTGTAATGATGAATGGAATGTATAGAAAAATAATACTTAGTAAAAAAAATAGTTAA
- a CDS encoding carbohydrate kinase family protein, whose product MRNLYAIGEVLIDFIPLQKGIALKDVMEFERAPGGAPANVAVSVARNGGNASIITKLGMDSFGDFLLEQLQQAGVKIDKITRTNEANTGLAFVSLLENGERDFSFYRNPSADLLLHETEINDSWFANGDLLHFCSVDLVESPMKHAHVKAITSVKAKGGIISFDPNVRLPLWTDPEECRKTILEFVPMVHIVKISDEELEFITGITDKEKAVSSLFTGAVKAVIYTKGAQGAELYVRGKKYESTGYRVGVQDTTGAGDAFIGGLLYQLLEKDVRQGNLEEVLELHHQEILSFANASGALTTTGKGAISSIPAKEAIYQLQQIDQ is encoded by the coding sequence ATGAGAAATTTATATGCAATCGGTGAAGTATTAATTGATTTTATCCCCCTTCAAAAAGGAATCGCACTAAAAGATGTAATGGAATTCGAGCGTGCTCCAGGAGGCGCTCCAGCGAATGTTGCTGTATCAGTTGCCAGAAATGGCGGCAATGCATCGATAATTACTAAGCTCGGAATGGATTCATTTGGGGACTTTCTTTTAGAACAATTGCAGCAAGCCGGCGTGAAAATAGATAAAATTACGAGAACGAATGAAGCCAACACAGGCCTTGCTTTTGTATCTTTGCTTGAAAATGGTGAACGTGATTTCTCTTTCTACCGCAATCCTTCTGCAGATTTGCTGCTTCATGAGACTGAAATTAACGATAGCTGGTTTGCAAACGGCGACCTCCTCCACTTCTGTTCAGTCGATTTAGTGGAAAGTCCTATGAAGCATGCACATGTGAAAGCCATTACTTCTGTAAAAGCAAAAGGCGGAATCATCAGCTTTGACCCAAATGTCCGCCTTCCGCTTTGGACTGATCCTGAAGAATGCCGGAAAACGATTTTAGAGTTTGTTCCAATGGTTCATATTGTGAAAATTTCTGATGAAGAGCTTGAGTTTATTACCGGGATTACTGACAAAGAAAAAGCAGTTTCTTCGTTATTTACTGGTGCTGTTAAAGCAGTAATTTATACAAAAGGAGCTCAAGGTGCTGAATTATATGTAAGAGGTAAAAAATACGAATCAACCGGGTATCGCGTAGGCGTACAGGATACAACAGGGGCTGGGGATGCATTTATCGGAGGCTTGCTGTATCAGTTATTAGAAAAAGACGTTCGGCAAGGAAATCTGGAAGAAGTTCTTGAACTTCATCACCAAGAAATCCTAAGCTTTGCAAACGCTAGTGGCGCTCTTACTACGACTGGAAAAGGAGCAATCTCTTCCATTCCAGCCAAAGAAGCGATTTATCAACTGCAGCAAATCGATCAATAA
- a CDS encoding PTS sugar transporter subunit IIA gives MLKNLFGKKTKISEIKLVSPIEGEILKLEDVPDPVFSQKMMGDGIAFFPIEGKVVAPADAKVINVFPTKHAIALETAEGLEILIHIGLDTVNMKGEGFSVCVAEGDQVKAGDILVTYSLELVKEKASSTITPMIITNGDIVTHLEYHYGGQSVAGKTTVLVVTLK, from the coding sequence TTGTTAAAAAACTTATTTGGAAAAAAAACAAAAATTTCGGAAATAAAATTAGTATCTCCAATTGAAGGAGAAATTTTAAAGCTTGAAGATGTACCGGATCCAGTTTTTTCACAGAAAATGATGGGAGATGGTATTGCTTTCTTTCCTATCGAAGGGAAGGTAGTGGCGCCGGCTGATGCAAAAGTCATCAATGTCTTCCCGACGAAGCATGCCATTGCATTGGAAACGGCAGAAGGGCTGGAAATATTGATTCATATTGGATTGGACACGGTTAACATGAAAGGAGAAGGGTTTTCCGTTTGTGTGGCAGAAGGTGACCAGGTTAAAGCAGGAGACATATTGGTCACCTACAGCCTTGAACTGGTAAAGGAAAAAGCATCAAGTACTATTACACCGATGATCATTACCAATGGAGACATAGTGACACATTTAGAGTATCACTATGGTGGACAATCTGTAGCCGGTAAAACGACCGTTCTGGTAGTTACCTTAAAATAG
- a CDS encoding NADH-dependent flavin oxidoreductase — translation MNQKYSKLFESFTFRSGITIKNRVVMAPMTTWSSNDDLTISDEEVKYYKQRVNGVGLVITGCTHVTPNGQGFTNEFAGDNDEFIPSLRKLAEAAKSGGSPAILQIFHAGNKALPGLDVVSASRLQPEATALGTTAETRELSHEEILSIIRAFGDTTRRAIEAGFDGIEIHGAHGFLIQNFWSPATNQRTDQWGGSLENRLRFPLAIIEEIKNVIEKHATKPFILGFRFSPEESSKVDGLRMKDTYKLIDFLIEQNLDYIHASLDNVSSKPVDSQDEKTRLELILERANGKVPVLAAGSMITPDDALKAMDLGLPFVAIGHALIMNPDWVEKVANGLEDEVASELDVSKLDQLNIPEKLWNVIQASPGWFNISK, via the coding sequence ATGAATCAAAAATACAGTAAGTTATTTGAATCCTTCACATTCAGAAGTGGAATAACAATCAAGAATAGAGTCGTTATGGCACCTATGACAACATGGTCAAGTAATGACGACCTTACCATTTCGGATGAAGAGGTAAAATATTACAAACAAAGAGTAAATGGAGTAGGACTCGTCATTACAGGGTGTACTCATGTTACACCGAATGGACAGGGTTTTACGAATGAATTCGCTGGGGACAATGATGAATTTATTCCAAGTTTACGAAAATTAGCTGAGGCAGCGAAAAGTGGAGGCTCTCCTGCGATACTACAGATTTTTCATGCAGGCAATAAAGCATTACCTGGATTGGATGTAGTTAGTGCGAGTAGATTGCAACCTGAGGCTACTGCTTTGGGCACAACTGCAGAAACAAGAGAACTATCACATGAGGAAATCCTGTCGATTATACGTGCTTTTGGAGACACAACGAGAAGAGCGATTGAAGCCGGATTTGATGGCATCGAAATTCATGGGGCTCATGGATTTTTAATTCAGAATTTCTGGTCGCCAGCGACAAATCAACGGACTGACCAATGGGGAGGATCACTTGAAAATCGCTTACGTTTTCCATTGGCAATTATTGAAGAAATCAAAAATGTCATTGAAAAACATGCTACAAAACCATTCATTTTAGGATTCCGATTTTCCCCTGAAGAATCCTCCAAAGTGGACGGATTACGTATGAAAGACACATATAAATTAATTGATTTCCTTATTGAACAAAATTTAGATTATATACATGCTTCATTAGATAATGTGTCTTCAAAGCCAGTTGATAGTCAAGATGAAAAAACACGGCTTGAATTGATTCTTGAAAGAGCAAACGGTAAGGTACCGGTGTTGGCTGCTGGTTCCATGATAACACCAGATGATGCACTTAAAGCTATGGATTTAGGATTACCGTTTGTAGCTATTGGGCATGCGTTAATTATGAATCCTGATTGGGTTGAAAAGGTCGCAAATGGACTTGAAGACGAGGTCGCTTCTGAGTTGGACGTATCGAAACTTGACCAGCTTAATATTCCAGAAAAACTATGGAATGTAATTCAAGCATCGCCAGGTTGGTTTAATATTAGTAAATAA
- a CDS encoding DMT family transporter, with protein sequence MTNFMYIFCLIVWGLNFIAVKIQGTPVSLELSLTYRLVMTAFLFLVLVWFLKPKGRPRRKDIPFITVFGVCNFALSYLCLYYATNLSSAAIVTLIFSLKVILTPIALRVFLKEKLHSRVLLGGILGVFGVCVIIYPTLNNFQGLTDLKGVMIALLGTILTAIGDASSARNAKLKVDPIYANAIGFTVGSVLMGTIVLFQGQKIILPTTVTYLSALLYLTLIASFMAWLFYLKLVEKIGGAKSGYMVALFPAIGGVASVLIGESTLSVFLVVGCLSSCIGAAIALGFGIRGQNGKLPVNVN encoded by the coding sequence ATGACAAATTTCATGTACATATTTTGCTTAATAGTATGGGGTCTTAATTTTATTGCGGTGAAAATTCAAGGAACACCAGTCAGTTTGGAATTATCATTAACATATCGTTTAGTTATGACAGCTTTTTTATTTTTAGTTCTTGTTTGGTTCCTTAAACCAAAGGGGAGACCACGAAGAAAGGATATCCCATTTATAACAGTGTTTGGTGTATGTAACTTTGCATTAAGTTATCTGTGCCTTTATTACGCGACTAATTTGAGCTCTGCGGCAATTGTAACATTGATCTTTTCTTTAAAAGTGATACTGACTCCGATTGCTCTCCGTGTTTTTTTAAAAGAGAAATTACATTCTCGCGTTTTACTTGGGGGAATATTAGGGGTATTTGGCGTATGTGTCATCATCTATCCGACCTTAAATAATTTTCAAGGGCTTACTGATTTAAAAGGAGTTATGATTGCTTTGTTAGGTACGATTCTTACAGCTATTGGTGATGCCAGTTCAGCAAGAAATGCTAAACTTAAGGTTGACCCTATCTATGCTAATGCTATTGGTTTTACAGTGGGCAGTGTTTTAATGGGGACAATTGTACTGTTTCAAGGACAAAAAATTATACTCCCAACAACAGTTACATATTTATCTGCTTTGCTATATTTAACTTTGATTGCTTCTTTTATGGCTTGGCTATTTTATTTAAAACTTGTAGAAAAAATTGGAGGAGCAAAAAGTGGGTATATGGTAGCGTTATTTCCAGCGATTGGAGGGGTCGCTTCTGTTTTAATTGGTGAATCAACTCTATCAGTTTTTTTGGTAGTAGGTTGCCTATCTAGCTGTATTGGAGCTGCAATTGCTTTAGGGTTTGGAATTCGTGGTCAGAATGGTAAGCTTCCTGTAAATGTTAATTAA
- a CDS encoding ABC transporter ATP-binding protein produces the protein MNNIYVVKVENLTKTFDGNEVIKNCNINVQKGTIYGFLGANGAGKTTIFKMLSGLLTPTMGKAQVLEMDVMSQRSEILRNIGTIIETPIFYEHLSATENLEIHLAYMEADDTDIDSVLTKVGLNNTGKQPVSKFSLGMRQRLAISRAIIHKPKLLILDEPINGLDPIGIREMREFFLDLVKNQDMTILISSHILSEIEHIADTIGVIVNGTVIREVSLAEVKAQSPNGLEDYFMDIMTRRISNGKPY, from the coding sequence ATGAATAATATTTATGTTGTAAAAGTCGAGAACCTTACAAAAACCTTTGATGGAAATGAAGTAATAAAAAATTGCAATATAAATGTGCAAAAAGGTACTATTTATGGTTTTTTAGGTGCAAATGGAGCTGGAAAAACAACGATATTTAAAATGCTGTCTGGCTTGCTGACACCGACAATGGGGAAAGCACAAGTTTTAGAAATGGATGTTATGTCTCAAAGAAGTGAAATTTTAAGAAATATAGGAACGATCATTGAAACTCCAATATTTTATGAACATTTATCAGCGACTGAAAATTTAGAGATACACCTTGCCTATATGGAAGCCGATGACACGGATATAGACTCTGTTTTAACTAAAGTCGGATTAAACAACACAGGTAAACAGCCTGTCTCAAAATTCTCACTTGGTATGCGTCAACGATTAGCCATTTCAAGGGCTATCATTCATAAACCTAAATTGTTGATTTTAGATGAGCCCATTAACGGACTAGATCCAATTGGAATTAGAGAAATGAGAGAATTTTTCCTTGATCTTGTTAAAAATCAAGATATGACCATATTGATTTCCAGTCATATTTTATCGGAAATTGAGCATATTGCCGATACCATTGGAGTGATTGTAAACGGCACTGTTATACGAGAGGTTTCTTTGGCAGAAGTGAAGGCACAATCCCCGAATGGTCTTGAAGATTATTTTATGGATATAATGACCAGGAGGATAAGCAATGGTAAACCTTATTAA
- a CDS encoding IS110 family transposase, which translates to MEVVIERACGMDVHKDNITACIMTPEGKEIQTFSTKTVFLIQLVDWIKQNNCTHVAMESTSVYWKPIVNLLEAEEIEFLVVNAQHMKAVPGRKTDVKDAEWIAKLLRHGLLKASYIPDRNQRELRELVQYRRSIIEERARQHNRIQKVLEGANIKLGSVVSDVMGVSARDMLNAIAEGEENPEKLANFARRTMKKKKDELELALKGYINSHQRLMLKTILKHIDFLTEQIEMLDQEVEERVISYQEDVERLDSIPGIATRMAEQILSEIGTDIKKQFPSAAHMCSWAGLVPGHNESAGKRKSAKTKKGNKYLRSALTEAAHSVRGSKNYHGALYRRTASRKGKKRAGIVVAHAMLRISYYLLTRKEMYVDLGEDYFDKQRQQSIFRHSLRRLESLGYTVTLQEPEAS; encoded by the coding sequence ATGGAAGTAGTCATTGAAAGAGCGTGTGGTATGGATGTCCATAAGGACAATATTACTGCATGTATTATGACACCAGAAGGAAAGGAGATTCAAACGTTTTCAACAAAAACTGTTTTTCTAATACAGTTAGTGGATTGGATTAAACAGAATAACTGTACACATGTTGCCATGGAGAGTACCAGTGTATATTGGAAACCTATTGTTAATTTATTAGAAGCTGAAGAGATTGAGTTTTTAGTTGTGAATGCTCAACATATGAAAGCAGTGCCAGGGCGTAAAACAGATGTTAAAGATGCAGAATGGATTGCCAAACTTCTTCGTCATGGACTCCTAAAAGCTAGTTACATTCCAGATCGAAATCAACGGGAACTACGTGAACTAGTTCAGTACCGTAGAAGTATCATTGAAGAACGTGCTAGACAACATAATCGCATCCAAAAAGTGTTAGAGGGCGCAAATATTAAGCTAGGTTCTGTGGTGTCAGACGTTATGGGTGTTTCGGCTCGAGACATGCTTAACGCAATTGCCGAAGGTGAAGAAAATCCTGAAAAACTAGCAAACTTTGCTCGACGCACAATGAAAAAGAAGAAAGATGAACTAGAACTAGCCCTTAAAGGTTATATCAATTCGCATCAACGCCTCATGTTAAAAACCATTTTAAAGCATATTGATTTTTTAACAGAGCAAATCGAGATGCTCGACCAAGAGGTCGAGGAAAGAGTAATCTCCTATCAAGAAGATGTGGAACGATTAGACTCTATTCCTGGTATAGCTACAAGAATGGCTGAGCAAATTTTATCTGAAATTGGGACTGATATTAAGAAACAGTTCCCAAGTGCAGCTCATATGTGTTCTTGGGCAGGACTAGTTCCTGGGCATAACGAAAGTGCGGGAAAAAGAAAATCGGCTAAAACAAAAAAAGGAAACAAGTACTTGAGATCAGCATTAACAGAAGCAGCTCATTCTGTAAGAGGATCTAAAAACTATCACGGAGCACTGTATAGGCGTACAGCATCACGAAAAGGTAAGAAACGAGCAGGAATAGTAGTCGCTCATGCCATGTTACGTATCTCCTATTATCTCTTAACTCGAAAAGAAATGTATGTAGACTTAGGCGAAGACTACTTTGATAAGCAGAGACAACAATCAATTTTTCGGCATTCACTAAGAAGACTTGAAAGTTTAGGATACACAGTTACATTACAAGAACCTGAAGCATCTTAA
- a CDS encoding TetR/AcrR family transcriptional regulator, which translates to MAKKYNSQATIETILSVSAKLFLEKGFDKTSIKDIAETAVISKGAIYHHFQSKDEIINAVTEMQAQSVENMIKGWLSEMGSCTGKEKLITLLHKSFSSQESHYLDDVMASRIKSPEFVVSYMQDCVNKDSALIAEIINEGIVDGSLITDFPEECAEVFLLLMNIWCDPVVFKCNHAKLGMRLKFLQHMMKSIGMDILNDDLLVKIKELLQRLYPEENKTNE; encoded by the coding sequence ATGGCGAAAAAATATAATTCACAGGCAACAATTGAGACCATTTTGTCTGTATCCGCAAAACTTTTCCTGGAAAAAGGATTTGATAAAACGAGTATAAAGGATATTGCTGAAACTGCAGTAATATCAAAAGGGGCTATTTACCATCATTTTCAATCGAAGGATGAAATCATAAATGCAGTTACGGAAATGCAGGCACAAAGCGTAGAAAATATGATAAAGGGTTGGTTATCTGAAATGGGGTCTTGTACTGGAAAAGAAAAGCTAATTACTCTTTTGCATAAGAGCTTTTCCAGCCAAGAGTCGCACTATTTGGACGATGTGATGGCTTCACGCATAAAAAGTCCAGAATTTGTAGTGTCATATATGCAGGACTGCGTAAACAAAGACTCTGCACTCATTGCTGAAATCATAAATGAAGGAATAGTAGACGGCTCACTTATTACTGATTTTCCCGAAGAGTGTGCTGAGGTTTTTTTACTATTGATGAATATTTGGTGTGACCCTGTTGTATTTAAGTGTAACCATGCCAAATTAGGAATGCGTTTGAAATTTTTGCAACACATGATGAAATCAATCGGAATGGATATATTGAATGATGATTTGCTTGTCAAGATAAAAGAATTATTGCAAAGGTTATATCCTGAGGAGAACAAAACGAATGAATAA
- a CDS encoding PhzF family phenazine biosynthesis protein — MDFYIVDVFAEEKYQGNQLAVLIPSRTISTEEMQKIAREINFNETTFILSGKQDNGGYDVRIFTPDVEVPFAGHPTLGTAFIIQKVLENNESKQITLNLKVGQIPVNIEGEQLIMKQNPPELGMIIPDQDIFTEILQIPNEDIDSRYPIQIVSTGLPAVIVPLCSLDAVNRCKINHNNYQNFIDNVIKANILVFTPETKLKESDLNVRVFLDDTGFPEDPATGSANGNLAGYLIAHNFFESENIVYRVEQGFQMGRPSILNIQAENSQNSIQILVGGKVFLIAKGEWY; from the coding sequence ATGGATTTTTATATTGTTGATGTATTCGCAGAAGAAAAATATCAAGGTAACCAATTAGCTGTACTTATTCCCTCGAGAACAATATCTACTGAAGAAATGCAAAAGATTGCAAGAGAGATAAACTTTAATGAAACAACATTTATTTTATCTGGCAAACAAGACAACGGAGGGTACGATGTTCGAATATTTACTCCTGATGTAGAGGTTCCTTTTGCTGGTCATCCAACATTAGGAACAGCATTTATCATTCAGAAAGTTTTAGAAAACAATGAAAGTAAACAAATAACTCTAAACCTTAAAGTAGGACAAATACCTGTAAATATTGAAGGTGAACAATTAATAATGAAGCAAAACCCACCCGAATTAGGAATGATTATTCCTGATCAAGATATTTTCACCGAAATATTACAGATACCAAATGAAGATATTGATTCCCGTTATCCAATTCAAATTGTATCAACTGGATTACCAGCAGTAATTGTTCCTCTTTGTTCATTGGATGCTGTAAATCGTTGCAAGATCAATCATAATAATTATCAAAATTTCATTGATAACGTTATAAAAGCAAATATCCTTGTCTTTACTCCTGAAACCAAACTAAAAGAAAGTGATTTAAATGTAAGAGTATTTTTAGATGACACAGGATTCCCTGAAGATCCTGCGACTGGAAGTGCAAACGGAAATCTTGCTGGATACCTTATCGCACATAACTTTTTTGAAAGTGAAAATATAGTGTACAGAGTTGAACAAGGATTTCAAATGGGAAGACCATCTATTTTAAATATACAAGCTGAAAATTCCCAAAATTCCATTCAAATCCTTGTAGGGGGTAAAGTATTTTTAATAGCAAAAGGAGAATGGTATTAA
- a CDS encoding helix-turn-helix transcriptional regulator: MLENRVRELRARFRWTQDDLAKKIGVTRQTIGLIEKGDYAPSVALALKIAKAFEVQVEEVFYLK; this comes from the coding sequence ATGCTTGAAAATAGAGTTCGTGAATTACGTGCGCGATTTAGATGGACACAGGATGATTTGGCTAAGAAGATTGGGGTAACACGACAAACCATCGGCTTAATTGAAAAAGGAGATTATGCACCCTCCGTTGCATTGGCTTTAAAAATCGCCAAAGCATTTGAGGTTCAGGTTGAAGAAGTCTTTTATTTGAAATAG
- a CDS encoding IS110 family transposase, producing the protein MQFKWNEKINQVIENTLVVGMDIAKRVHYACFVDERGRVIEKAFAVHQSKEGFEHLYEKIRQTMKEAKKTEVIVGIEPTGHYWMNLANFLDHYGIPLVMVNPMHVKRSKELEDNLPTKNDKKDALVIARLLKDGRFSYPRLLKEVEAELRIGSTLRSKLTEDLASIKNRIIRWLDRYFPEFTQVFPAFGKMALATLEMTPLPQDIDGKSAEELVFLYRKVKGMRAPQLPKEKLLIEAATNSIGLTEGTQMARHEIATLLRQYRLLENEIESVNSQLSEMAQTTMEYELLASVPGLGDATIVDLLSEVGSFSLYENPRQFIKLAGLTLRENSSGQHKGQKHISKRGRKRLRYILFKVIVPLIRHNEGFKQLHEYYTTRQQNPLRGKQSMVVLCGKLLKVLHGICKKKVHFNEQNMMKDLYCLSEAA; encoded by the coding sequence ATGCAGTTTAAATGGAATGAAAAAATTAATCAAGTTATTGAAAATACACTCGTTGTTGGTATGGATATTGCCAAGCGTGTTCATTACGCTTGTTTTGTTGATGAACGAGGGCGCGTGATAGAAAAAGCCTTCGCAGTACATCAATCAAAAGAGGGCTTTGAACACCTGTATGAAAAGATTCGTCAAACGATGAAGGAAGCTAAGAAAACAGAAGTAATTGTTGGAATTGAGCCAACAGGCCACTACTGGATGAACTTAGCTAATTTCTTAGATCATTACGGCATACCACTAGTCATGGTGAATCCAATGCATGTCAAACGATCGAAGGAACTGGAAGATAATTTACCGACAAAGAACGATAAAAAAGATGCATTAGTCATCGCTCGTTTATTGAAAGATGGGCGTTTTAGCTATCCACGTTTATTAAAAGAAGTAGAAGCAGAACTTCGTATCGGATCTACTCTTCGTTCAAAGTTAACGGAAGATTTAGCGAGTATTAAAAACCGGATCATTCGTTGGCTTGATCGTTATTTTCCCGAGTTTACTCAAGTCTTTCCGGCTTTCGGAAAGATGGCTCTAGCTACATTGGAAATGACTCCGTTGCCACAGGATATCGATGGAAAAAGTGCTGAGGAGCTTGTCTTTCTTTACCGTAAGGTAAAGGGAATGAGAGCCCCACAGCTACCAAAAGAAAAGCTACTCATTGAAGCAGCGACGAACTCAATTGGACTGACAGAAGGGACACAGATGGCCCGACATGAAATTGCCACGCTCCTGCGTCAGTATCGCTTACTAGAAAACGAAATTGAATCTGTGAATAGTCAATTATCCGAAATGGCCCAAACAACTATGGAATATGAGCTGCTGGCTTCAGTTCCTGGATTAGGAGATGCGACCATTGTTGATTTGCTTTCAGAAGTTGGAAGCTTTTCACTTTATGAAAATCCACGCCAATTTATTAAACTAGCGGGATTAACATTACGGGAAAACTCATCTGGTCAACATAAGGGACAAAAACATATCTCCAAACGAGGAAGAAAGCGACTTAGATATATTCTTTTCAAAGTAATAGTACCACTCATTCGTCACAACGAGGGGTTTAAACAGCTTCATGAATATTACACAACACGCCAACAAAATCCCTTACGCGGAAAGCAATCGATGGTGGTACTCTGTGGTAAATTGTTGAAAGTATTGCATGGTATTTGTAAAAAGAAAGTCCATTTTAATGAGCAGAATATGATGAAGGATCTCTACTGCCTCTCAGAGGCAGCGTAA
- a CDS encoding small multi-drug export protein, translated as MFEWAEQANIMWQLIILFLLGVAPWMDVSFIVPLGVLWGLPPTAVGITAFIGNFLLILLLGIFFKQINKWRIERRKKKGINGATKKETRTRAIWEKYGIPGLAIIAPIFVGTDIAAIFALIFGASRKRVIGWMTVSLAFWTLVFAIGAAYGYSFLNLN; from the coding sequence ATGTTTGAATGGGCAGAACAAGCAAATATAATGTGGCAGTTAATTATATTGTTTTTACTGGGAGTAGCTCCCTGGATGGATGTATCGTTTATTGTTCCTTTAGGTGTCTTATGGGGGTTGCCACCAACAGCAGTTGGTATAACTGCTTTTATAGGTAATTTCTTATTAATCCTGTTGCTAGGAATCTTTTTTAAGCAGATAAATAAATGGAGAATTGAAAGAAGAAAGAAAAAAGGGATTAACGGAGCAACTAAAAAGGAAACCAGAACCAGAGCCATTTGGGAAAAATACGGGATTCCTGGTTTAGCTATTATTGCTCCTATTTTTGTAGGGACTGATATTGCAGCTATTTTTGCGTTAATTTTTGGTGCTTCTAGAAAACGGGTTATTGGATGGATGACTGTTAGCCTTGCGTTTTGGACTTTGGTATTTGCTATTGGTGCAGCCTACGGGTATAGTTTCCTAAACTTAAACTAA
- a CDS encoding MerR family transcriptional regulator, producing MLYSMKYVVENLNITAKTLRFYEEQGILPNVSRDENGRRVYSEQHLDWISFIRCLKETGMSLAKIKEYKDLFGVGNATFLQRQEMLVKHKLEVQKKIEEDLRHLEEINYKIAMYELQKEEVRKNPNHNFKCHGLEIKNVK from the coding sequence ATGTTGTATTCAATGAAATATGTAGTGGAGAACTTAAATATAACGGCAAAGACACTTAGATTTTATGAAGAGCAAGGGATACTGCCAAATGTATCTCGTGATGAGAATGGTCGAAGAGTTTATTCCGAACAACATTTAGATTGGATTTCTTTTATTCGTTGTCTCAAAGAGACAGGAATGTCTCTTGCTAAGATAAAAGAATATAAGGATCTTTTTGGAGTAGGAAATGCTACCTTCTTGCAAAGACAAGAAATGTTGGTGAAGCATAAATTGGAAGTGCAGAAGAAAATTGAAGAAGACTTAAGGCACTTGGAGGAGATAAACTATAAGATAGCCATGTATGAACTTCAGAAAGAAGAGGTTAGGAAAAATCCTAATCATAACTTTAAATGTCACGGTCTGGAGATTAAGAATGTGAAGTAA